The genomic stretch TGCAGTTTTCATTAATTTTAATCCTAGCCCCTTATGTTGAACTTTACCTTTATCACCAATTTTAATTGCTTCGCCATATATATGCAATTCCCTAATTAAACCGGCGCCTGAAGTAATTTCACAGCGCAATGATTGGGAAGGAAATCTAAGCCTGCAAAAACCCAATAAACAATCTCCTATATCTGCGGATATAAAAAATTCTTTGCCATGGGATGCGTCATATTCTTTAATATTAATTTTAACATGGCCAGAAATTTTTCCATTAGGCTGCCTGCACCTTATACATCTGCACTTAATGTTATTCTCCTCCATGATGGAAGCAACATATTGCCGCAGGTTAGTTTTATCCACTCCGGCAGAAGTCATATAAGTGGGAATATCGCGCTGCACTCTCATAATTCTGCAATATTCCGGAACATATCTTTTAAATTTGGCAATAAGCAGAGCTGCTTCTGAAGTTGTTAATGGTTTAAATTTATTAGCTTTCCATAAATTATATAATTTAGTTTCCGGCATTACCATGCAGGGATAAATTTTTAACATATCCGGCCTATAATCAGAGTTGCTAAACAATGACGCCATACCTGAAAAATCCTTTTTTGGATTAAGTCCGGGTAAACCCGGCATATAATGAAAGTTTAATTTAAATCCCAAATCTTTTAATGCGCGAATAGATTCAATATTATCAGCCACAGTATGTCCGCGGTTAATATATTTTAAAGCAGAGTCATAAACTGACTGTATTCCTATTTCAACTCGCGTAACGCCCAGGCTGAGCATCCTATTACCATGTTTAAGTTTGCCATAATCCGATCTTGTTTCTACAGTCATGCCGATACAACGCACAAACGCTTTTTCATTTTGTTTCTGTTCTTTAATAAGTGTGCTGCGACCCTTCAGTTTTAATATTTTTTTATGAACACTTTCAATCCTTTCTTTTGAGCCTATATTTCCCGGAAGTTCAAAAAACTGTTTAAACTCTAAATAATCAACTTTACCTCTTTTGATAAACAGCGCAGAAAAATCGTTCATTGCTTTCAAAGCATACATCACAAAGTTTTTTTGGTAATTAAAGTTAAAACTTGGGAATGTGCCCCCCATTATTATCAATTCAATTTTATCAAAATTGTGTCCTGTTGCAATATACTGTTCCAGCCTGTTAAATACTTGTAAATATGAATCAAAACAATTTCGCAATGCCCTCATTGCAGCAGGTTCTTTCCCAGTATAAGATTGCGGGATGCCTTTGGAAACATTGCTAGGACACATTATACATGCGCCATGCGGGCATTTCTCTGG from Candidatus Woesearchaeota archaeon encodes the following:
- a CDS encoding tRNA uridine(34) 5-carboxymethylaminomethyl modification radical SAM/GNAT enzyme Elp3, encoding MPLDYYNELFCILKKEKPDKNKLSKLKNQLCKKYGLKRPPTDTEILMHAANKDIPKLKILQNKPTRTMSGVSVIAIMSRPEKCPHGACIMCPSNVSKGIPQSYTGKEPAAMRALRNCFDSYLQVFNRLEQYIATGHNFDKIELIIMGGTFPSFNFNYQKNFVMYALKAMNDFSALFIKRGKVDYLEFKQFFELPGNIGSKERIESVHKKILKLKGRSTLIKEQKQNEKAFVRCIGMTVETRSDYGKLKHGNRMLSLGVTRVEIGIQSVYDSALKYINRGHTVADNIESIRALKDLGFKLNFHYMPGLPGLNPKKDFSGMASLFSNSDYRPDMLKIYPCMVMPETKLYNLWKANKFKPLTTSEAALLIAKFKRYVPEYCRIMRVQRDIPTYMTSAGVDKTNLRQYVASIMEENNIKCRCIRCRQPNGKISGHVKINIKEYDASHGKEFFISADIGDCLLGFCRLRFPSQSLRCEITSGAGLIRELHIYGEAIKIGDKGKVQHKGLGLKLMKTAEKIIKSYGRNKVVVISGIGARQYYIKKLGYKKEGPYVIKMV